The Cryptococcus neoformans var. neoformans B-3501A chromosome 4, whole genome shotgun sequence genome has a window encoding:
- a CDS encoding hypothetical protein (Match to ESTs gb|CF192478.1|CF192478, gb|CF192392.1|CF192392, gb|CF189354.1|CF189354; HMMPfam hit to adh_short, short chain dehydrogenase, score: 180.9, E(): 2.6e-51), with protein sequence MAPPSSVPKEYRPGYLPPSITEQAQKDLPGKQKPLDPTPFNDVMADGSKYKPAGKLEGKNAVVTGGDSGIGRAVAILYALEGANVLFTYHPKEEADAKDTVDDIKKRVPKAKVEAVAVEIQTEKACFELADKIKKWSGNELHVLANNAGTQKEIPNIEDLPSEQWRHVFDVNIHSMFYLIKSLIPIMPWGSSIINNASINPFVGHPKLLDYTATKGAIVGFSRALSNQIVGEKGIRVNCVCPGPIWTPLIVATMGEESLKAFGPGTPIGRAGQPIEVATAFVFLASIDSSYFTAQCFHVNGGSAY encoded by the exons ATggctcctccttcttccgtcccAAAGGAATACCGACCCGGATACCTTCCCCCTTCCATCACCGAGCAAGCACAAAAGGATCTCCCAGGGAAGCAAAAACCCCTTGATCCTACCCCCTTCAACGATGTCATGGCCGACGGCTCCAAGTACAAGCCCGCCGGCAAGCTTGAGGGCAAGAACGCTGTCGTGACCGGTGGTGACTCTGGTATTGGTCGAGCGGTTGCGATCCTCTA TGCTCTTGAGGGTGCCAATGTGCTCTTTACCTACCACCCcaaagaggaagctgaTGCCAAGGACACCGTCGACGATATCAAGAAGAGGGTCCCCAAGGCCAAGGTTGAGGCTGTTGCGGTGGAAATCCAAACAGAAAAGGCTTGCTTCGAACTGGCTGACAAGATTAAGAAATGGAGTGGGAACGAGCTTCACGTCTT GGCCAACAATGCCGGTACTCAAAAGGAGATCCCCAACATCGAAGATCTGCCTTCAGAGCAATGGAGGCATGTCTTCGACGTTAACATCCACTCCATGTTCTACCTTATTAAGAGCCTTATCCCTATTATGCCTTGGGGTTCTAGCATTATTAACAACGCTTCCATT AATCCCTTCGTTGGCCACCCTAAG CTCCTCGACTACACTGCCACTAAGGGCGCTATTGTTGGTTTCAGCCGAGCTTTGAGTAACCAGATTGTTGGCGAGAAGGGTATCCGAGTCAACTGCGTCTGCCCCGGACCTA TTTGGACTCCTCTAATTGTTGCTACCATGGGCGAAGAGTCCCTCAAGGCCTTTGGTCCTGGCA CTCCCATCGGTCGCGCTGGTCAGCCTATTGAGGTCGCCACGGCCTTCGTTTTCCTCGCCAGCATCGACTCTTCTTATTTCACTGCTCAGTGCTTCCACGTTAACGGGGGTAGCGCTTACTAA
- a CDS encoding hypothetical protein (HMMPfam hit to TBC, TBC domain, score: 298.3, E(): 1.1e-86) translates to MAPSVPPPQRHHSGDAHPLATPTRHSAHRPHAATISTSRPANALLDTPRSSRPPLNRKPSATAKPWDHLESLAKDELSIVDTRFDLMSDDELYEYLQHVPVAPEDPTPHVELSAPVFPANERTSSPAGPLYTAQLPPSGDKSPLFPPSPPSLQNNAQITDHPLRVLSRAVRELREVIERLEDENARLRMNQVERKPASGRATDQISIHDDLNEAISTSLTSTPSLREIPSRTSALNIPQSELPSLSPTTSRFPAGFSPSSSNSIPFTSTPVDLPQPDADAASINENHDRKSSRQSWTSGLWVWGNKKNSVTKRSSMGSVASVNQPVPPSPNAIPRSTPEHEDEDEAWRKGDGGSSPSYRAIFLATRILTPDPSSILVPTETPPKPLIAQLAHSLVSNARDEGIVAKEAVNRRRSRDLSRSRAISLGGQERSQTDEARNKDSKGYGDSALTATALLGRSLLSSVTGATIRGSRSGASVVNEETRPSVLSRGSSGHGFPVAAAPSSPAISHSAAVGSPLSEAAPLPSVELSSIVPDESRPPTVLLSRENLGSFFQSNRVNRAKMVTASRFESDKPPLTDRYGFIYDIQHAKMLKDASVAGTPAPMSLNGTLFKNDDPEEEGWIAKHRRGSHGSQKSDSKSIKNTGDVRENSQLASPRPSIDSTSSSTQAPSRSSDTPESVASPKTRSRSSSHADQHRHRSSTLLSLNPSPARPVTGKDHLTVSARGSSSLHSGVSPSITSTTAPQPISASLSKPIPPIETSTNVSRVTISSLLDQLTDLHDRQQKERVAEWDVFIKKRAKSRAADKGHGWTAGLIGVSQMGLSGKGQEDWKTFSRLTRRGIPLKYRGDIWAECSGAKDLMVPGEYAEILIVHKDDISPVMADIEKDVSRTFPGNVFFGGDGPGVEKLRRVLVAYSWYNPGVGYCQGMNMVAATLLLTHSDEEQAFWILICIIDRLLPPNYFSPSLVGSRADQLVLSQIVAQILPKLHAHFVALGVDLASITFGWFLSLFTDCLPVETLFRVWDLFFVEGHDSIFRVAVAILKINEIEICNCKTVGDLFTFISAMTSRLWAADKLVSLQHNFKPIIRHTDITAKCEKASELLEKEAEGA, encoded by the exons ATGGCCCCCAGCGTACCGCCGCCACAGCGCCACCATTCGGGCGACGCGCACCCCCTCGCCACCCCGACCCGCCACTCCGCACACCGCCCGCATGCAGCCACAATCTCCACGTCCCGCCCCGCAAACGCCCTCCTAGACACACCCCGCTCCTCCCGGCCCCCCCTGAATCGCAAGCCATCAGCCACAGCCAAGCCATGGGACCATCTCGAATCCCTAGCAAAGGACGAACTCTCCATAGTCGACACCAGGTTCGACCTCATGTCCGACGACGAACTGTATGAATACCTGCAACATGTACCGGTTGCTCCTGAAGATCCAACGCCTCACGTAGAACTCTCGGCTCCTGTTTTCCCTGCGAATGAACGGACAAGTTCACCTGCAGGTCCATTATACACGGCCCAACTACCTCCGTCAGGCGATAaatctcctctctttccaccttcGCCACCTTCACTGCAGAATAATGCACAGATCACCGACCATCCGCTGCGAGTGCTTAGCAGAGCAGTTAGAGAGTTGAGAGAGGTTATTGAGAGGTTGGAAGACGAGAATGCGAGGTTACGTATGAATCAGGTAGAGAGAAAGCCTGCATCTGGCAGAGCGACAGATCAA ATATCAATTCACGATGATTTAAATGAGGCTATATCCACGTCTCTCACATCTACACCATCCTTGCGTGAGATACCCTCAAGGACATCGGCACTGAACATTCCGCAATCTGAACTACCTTCTTTATCGCCAACAACCTCCCGTTTCCCCGCAGgattctctccatcttcctccaattCAATACCTTTTACGTCAACTCCAGTTGATCTGCCTCAACCTGATGCTGACGCAGCAAGTATAAATGAAAATCATGATAGGAAATCTTCCCGGCAATCTTGGACATCTGGTCTCTGGGTTTGGGGTAATAAGAAAAACTCTGTGACGAAAAGGAGCAGTATGGGGTCTGTAGCGTCTGTCAATCAGCCTGTACCTCCCAGTCCCAACGCTATACCTAGATCAACACCAGAGcatgaagacgaagatgaggcttggaggaaaggtgACGGTGGAAGCAGTCCTTCATACAGAGCAATCTTCCTCGCAACA CGCATACTTACTCCGgacccttcttccatccttgtACCGACAGAAACGCCGCCAAAACCTCTTATTGCCCAACTTGCACATTCCCTAGTCAGCAACGCgcgagatgaaggaatTGTAGCCAAGGAAGCTGTGAATCGCCGCCGATCAAGGGACCTTTCACGAAGTCGGGCCATCTCTCTTGGAGGCCAAGAACGTTCTCAAACCGATGAGGCTAGGAATAAGGATAGTAAAGGCTACGGTGATTCTGCTTTGACCGCTACGGCTTTACTGGGAAGATCATTGCTGTCATCCGTGACTGGTGCTACCATAAGAGGTTCCAGGAGCGGCGCAAGTGTCGTTAACGAAGAGACCCGACCTTCTGTTTTGAGTAGAGGGTCGTCAGGGCATGGGTTTCCTGTGGCAGCAGCCCCGTCCTCACCAGCGATAAGTCACTCTGCAGCAGTGGGAAGCCCTCTTTCCGAGGCAGCTCCGCTACCTTCTGTAGAGCTTTCTTCGATAGTACCAGACGAGAGTAGGCCGCCGACAGTTTTGCTATCTCGCGAAAACCTTGGGTCGTTCTTCCAGTCAAATAGAGTCAATAGAGCCAAGATGGTGACCGCCAGTCGATTCGAGTCGGATAAGCCACCACTGACTGATCGATATGGCTTTATTT ATGACATTCAACATGCTAAAATGCTTAAAGATGCGTCAGTGGCGGGAACCCCTGCTCCGATGTCTTTGAACGGCACATTGTTCAAAAATGACGAcccagaagaggaagggtggaTTGCAAAGCATCGTCGAGGATCTCACGGAAGTCAAAAGTCGGATTCCAAAAGCATTAAAAATACTGGCGATGTGAGAGAAAATAGTCAGCTAGCATCTCCACGCCCTTCAATCGATTCAACGTCATCAAGTACACAAGCCCCGTCTCGATCAAGCGACACGCCCGAAAGTGTTGCTTCTCCGAAAACACGTTCAAGGTCATCTTCTCACGCAGATCAGCATAGACATCGGTCTAGTACCCTCCTCAGCCTCAATCCGTCACCTGCTCGACCAGTTACAGGCAAGGACCACTTGACAGTTTCCGCTCGCGGTTCATCTAGTCTTCATTCGGGCGTCTCACCTTCCATTACTTCAACCACAGCGCCTCAACCCATCTCTGCCAGCTTATCCAAACCCATCCCACCAATCGAAACATCCACTAATGTCAGTCGCGTGACCATCTCCAGCCTACTCGACCAACTGACCGATCTCCATGACCGACAACAAAAAGAGCGTGTAGCGGAGTGGGATGTGTTCATCAAGAAAAGAGCAAAGAGTAGAGCGGCGGATAAAGGTCATGGTTGGACAGCTGGACTGATAGGTGTGAGTCAGATGGGGTTGAGCGGGAAGGGACAGGAAGATTGGAAGACGTTTTCGAGGTTGACGAGAAGAGGTATACCCTTGAAATACAGAGGGGACATTTGGGCAG AATGCTCTGGCGCCAAAGATCTCATGGTACCCGGGGAGTACGCCGAAATTCTCATCGTACATAAAGACGATATAAGCCCAGTTATGGCTGACATTGAGAAAGATGTCTCAAGGACGTTTCCTGGGAACGTGTTCTTTGGCGGTGATGGTCCAGGGGTGGAAAAACTGAGGAGAGTTCTTGTGGCTTATTCATG GTACAACCCTGGTGTCGGATA TTGTCAAGGGATGAAT ATGGTCGCCGCCACCCTGTTGCTAACACACAGCGATGAAG AACAAGCCTTCTGGATCCTGATCTGCATCATCGatcgccttcttcccccaAACTACTTTTCCCCATCCCTCGTTGGTTCTCGTGCCGACCAGCTCGTTCTTTCCCAAATTGTTGCGCAGATATTACCCAAGCTTCACGCTCATTTCGTGGCGCTTGGTGTTGATCTGGCTAGCATCACGTTCGGCTGGTTCCTCAGTCTTTTTACGGACTGTCTTCCCGTCGAG ACTCTATTCCGAGTTTGGGACTTGTTCTTTGTCGAAGGGCATGAT AGCATCTTCCGTGTCGCCGTTGCTATACTCAAAATTAACGAGATCGAGATCTGCAACTGTAAAACTGTTGGAGATCTTTTCACTTTCATCTCCGCAATGACTTCTAGACTTTGGGCGGCGGATAAGCTAGTCTCA TTACAACATAATTTCAAACCAATCATTAGACACACGGACATTACAGCAAAATGTGAAAAGGCGAGCGAATTGctcgagaaggaagcagaggGCGCGTAA